The Amphiura filiformis chromosome 12, Afil_fr2py, whole genome shotgun sequence genome includes a region encoding these proteins:
- the LOC140166885 gene encoding uncharacterized protein, producing the protein MNLQFYIKTEFGSDCLRLVRQFEKTSLKLARFKNHLRFNLTCFNNRVTPKYLRLPTPEVKGFRARNIIQKAQRSLLNERIRQNNFTLDILKQKHQELETKLRGLLPETAWLRVSEFIAHAQKREHDLVKDRQFRKFGRLKTEKENADNLGKDGFTADKRSKDKWVVNLSSRKLTQPEVNVLERGLNFAIHKAEAPLRPIVSSIGAVTYNLARFVADIISPLIGKTEHHIVNSQAFVNQIKDLKVEPDESIVSFDVSALFTSIPVKEALVVVRSLLENDETWKVGTAEDLEVDDIINLLNFCLSTTYFVFREKYYQQKDGCAMGSPCSPLVANAYMEYFEKRALSSAPHPPRTLVRYVDDTFCVIKTSHVDEFTDHINSQDNNIKFTREEEEDGQLPFLDTLIVRASDGSVKVKIFRKPTHTDQYLSFASHHPLEHKLSVIKTLLYRSEIVTDPEDRAEEIEHVKGALRNCGYRDWTFFRAQEKREKSASQDEPDSETSRGFTITLPYLEGTSEQLRRAFKTAGVPTAFKPYRTLRQTLVSPKDKVDKLKQSGTVYEISCSDCDAMYIGETGR; encoded by the exons atgaatttacaattttatatcaAGACTGAATTCGGCAGTGATTGCCTTCGGCTTGTTAGACAGTTTGAAAAAACATCACTCAAACTCGCTCGGTTCAAGAATCATTTACGATTTAACCTGACGTGCTTTAATAATCGTGTGACACCAAAATATCTCCGTCTGCCGACCCCGGAAGTGAAAGGATTTCGTGCGAGAAATATCATCCAAAAAGCACAAAGATCTTTACTCAACGAGCGGATACGgcaaaataattttactttggatattttaaagcaaaaacatcAGGAATTAGAAACCAAATTACGCGGTTTATTACCGGAAACAGCATGGTTGAGAGTCTCGGAGTTTATCGCCCATGCGCAGAAGCGAGAACATGACCTGGTAAAGGATCGCCAATTTCGGAAGTTTGGACGTTTAAAAACAGAGAAAGAGAACGCCGATAATTTGGGTAAAGACGGTTTTACAGCGGATAAGAGGAGTAAAGACAAGTGGGTGGTGAATTTGTCATCTAGGAAGCTTACGCAGCCGGAAGTTAATGTGTTAGAACGCGGTCTTAACTTCGCG ATACATAAAGCCGAGGCACCGTTAAGACCCATAGTGTCAAGCATCGGTGCTGTGACCTATAATCTTGCGAGGTTTGTTGCGGACATTATATCACCTTTGATAGGAAAAACGGAACATCACATCGTTAATTCTCAGGCCTTTGTTAACCAGATCAAAGACTTAAAAGTAGAGCCTGATGAGTCCATAGTGTCCTTTGACGTGTCGGCATTGTTCACTTCTATCCCGGTGAAAGAAGCTCTCGTTGTCGTTCGCAGTTTGTTGGAAAATGACGAAACCTGGAAAGTAGGGACAGCGGAAGATCTAGAGGTGGACGACATCAtcaatctcttgaacttttgcttAAGCACGACATATTTTGTGTTCAGAGAGAAATACTACCAACAGAAGGATGGATGCGCAATGGGCAGTCCTTGCAGTCCCCTGGTGGCCAACGCGTATATGGAGTATTTTGAAAAGCGAGCTTTGTCATCCGCTCCTCATCCACCACGCACGTTGGTTCGCTATGTCGACGACACATTCTGCGTTATAAAAACTTCGCACGTGGATGAATTTACAGATCACATAAATTCGCAAGATAATAACATTAAGTTCACcagagaggaagaggaagacgggCAACTTCCTTTCCTAGACACTCTGATCGTGCGGGCTAGCGATGGCAGTGTGAAGGTCAAGATCTTTAGAAAACCAACTCACACTGACCAGTATTTAAGTTTCGCTTCCCACCACCCACTGGAGCACAAATTAAGTGTGATCAAGACATTGCTTTATAGGAGTGAAATTGTTACGGATCCGGAGGATAGagctgaggaaattgaacacgtaAAAGGAGCGCTCCGAAACTGCGGTTATCGCGACTGGACCTTTTTCAGAGCCCAGGAGAAGCGTGAAAAATCAGCTTCACAGGACGAACCGGATAGTGAAACTTCCAGGGGGTTCACAATAACCTTACCCTACTTGGAAGGAACTTCGGAGCAGCTTCGCCGAGCATTCAAAACAGCAGGTGTTCCCACAGCCTTTAAACCATA